In Dermatophilus congolensis, a genomic segment contains:
- a CDS encoding YihY/virulence factor BrkB family protein, translating to MAAAKSTDVDESATSLPQTPEKPSPIKKLIDFVMDSRAMRSMNRYNAAKGAMLAGGIAYSALFSIVSALTIAWTFFMATLGNDADLRRQVIRAVNQVLPNILKDGSGAGLIDPDSLIMDSALNPTSIIAAVVLLWSAVNIMTCIRTCVQAMFGIATPAENIALQKARDLFGFIGMSFGIVLSALLGTAAGTMGKTFAALIGLDGVPLIATAARLGGLLVASAVAACTFACLFIVTAHVHATRKDLWMGSIIGGIVVQIVVTLGTSLVSSVGKNPLLASAASIATLLLFVNLLARVLLMVAAFTANPPNPVLPETPEEVHYHEHPNHVTLSVPRTLEWRYQKATGQIDVDPDLNPGVNLRGEAATGTARMPYDSRPDGTAIPAEPMSAEKRASLVSRVIKLEERVVAQRARLGQRPRIEIAEKDYWARRLIIEKRRDGEQNAASAQTYRSVSSGGSQS from the coding sequence ATGGCCGCAGCGAAGAGCACAGATGTGGACGAATCCGCCACATCACTCCCCCAAACCCCTGAAAAACCCTCCCCGATAAAAAAACTCATCGACTTCGTCATGGACTCACGGGCCATGCGGTCCATGAACCGGTACAACGCAGCAAAAGGCGCGATGCTCGCCGGTGGAATCGCCTACTCCGCCCTGTTCTCCATTGTCTCAGCCCTCACCATCGCCTGGACCTTTTTCATGGCCACCCTGGGCAACGATGCTGACCTACGCCGCCAAGTAATCCGTGCCGTCAACCAAGTACTTCCCAACATCCTCAAAGATGGCTCCGGCGCAGGGCTCATCGATCCAGACTCGCTGATCATGGACAGCGCTCTTAATCCCACCTCGATCATTGCTGCGGTGGTCTTGCTGTGGTCAGCAGTCAACATCATGACCTGCATCCGCACCTGTGTGCAGGCCATGTTCGGTATCGCCACTCCCGCCGAAAACATTGCCCTGCAAAAAGCCCGAGACCTCTTCGGGTTCATTGGCATGTCTTTTGGGATCGTGCTCTCTGCGCTCCTGGGCACCGCCGCGGGCACGATGGGCAAGACTTTCGCTGCTCTCATCGGCCTCGATGGTGTACCCCTCATCGCTACTGCCGCCCGTTTAGGTGGTTTACTCGTCGCTTCGGCAGTGGCAGCATGCACGTTCGCTTGCCTGTTTATCGTCACCGCGCATGTTCACGCCACCCGCAAAGATCTCTGGATGGGGTCCATCATCGGTGGGATCGTTGTCCAGATCGTCGTAACCCTGGGCACCTCCCTTGTATCTTCCGTCGGTAAAAACCCACTCTTGGCATCTGCGGCATCCATCGCCACGCTGCTGCTTTTTGTGAACCTGCTTGCGCGTGTGCTGCTTATGGTCGCGGCTTTCACCGCCAACCCACCTAACCCGGTGCTGCCGGAAACTCCTGAAGAAGTCCACTACCACGAGCATCCCAACCACGTCACTCTTTCCGTCCCCCGCACTTTGGAATGGCGGTACCAGAAAGCCACCGGCCAGATCGACGTCGACCCTGACCTCAACCCTGGCGTCAATCTACGTGGCGAGGCAGCCACCGGAACTGCCCGAATGCCTTACGACTCTCGCCCAGATGGCACTGCCATCCCGGCCGAACCAATGAGCGCAGAAAAACGAGCCTCCCTCGTTTCACGGGTCATCAAGCTCGAAGAGCGCGTTGTCGCCCAGCGTGCTCGCCTGGGGCAACGTCCCCGTATCGAAATCGCTGAGAAAGATTACTGGGCCCGTCGCCTCATCATTGAAAAGCGCCGCGACGGCGAGCAGAACGCAGCATCAGCACAGACATATCGCTCTGTCTCTTCAGGAGGTAGCCAGTCCTGA
- a CDS encoding alpha/beta hydrolase, with amino-acid sequence MNSLMNVSLVSDTAVWVIRIIAIVAFIALIVKWGALARNTIVRVILRVISLVVVTVLAALALAAPINAEYGWYSTIADFFPGSATSNSSSTGASATQALGNNHSSSPLITGARNRPAVNLSPRPTKTNSGAGFQDFTVAGQRSGVTSKVTVWFPKEYFEDPNATFPVIEAFHGIKPAPYAYFNVVQIDKIITDLVAQGKMKPSIVLVPHWAVGGKDNECVNSAAGGNVETWISEDIPAWAYNTFRVTPGRDSFSAYGLSAGGYCASMVSMLHPDVFATGISLGGYWAPLFDQPFVPFKPGSEQWKRYDLINVEKKSAPPVALWTLYGAGDNLALAGTAEFAKAVRPPSSFTETKLSQGGHNTSVWTPHVPASLEWLAEHSPAFKK; translated from the coding sequence ATGAACTCGCTCATGAATGTGTCGCTCGTCAGCGACACCGCGGTCTGGGTAATCCGGATCATCGCGATAGTCGCATTCATCGCCTTGATCGTTAAATGGGGGGCCCTGGCACGCAACACCATCGTTCGCGTCATTCTTCGAGTTATCTCCCTTGTTGTCGTGACCGTCCTGGCTGCGCTCGCCCTCGCTGCACCTATCAACGCTGAATATGGCTGGTACTCCACCATCGCTGACTTCTTTCCAGGCAGCGCCACCTCCAACAGCAGCTCCACCGGCGCCTCAGCCACCCAAGCCCTAGGAAACAACCACTCCTCCAGCCCCCTCATCACCGGAGCTCGTAACAGGCCAGCAGTGAACCTTTCTCCTCGGCCCACCAAAACTAACTCCGGCGCAGGATTCCAAGACTTCACCGTTGCAGGACAACGCAGCGGAGTTACCAGCAAGGTCACAGTCTGGTTCCCCAAGGAATACTTCGAAGACCCCAACGCGACCTTTCCCGTCATTGAAGCCTTCCACGGCATCAAACCCGCACCGTACGCCTACTTCAACGTAGTCCAGATCGACAAAATCATCACCGACCTGGTTGCACAAGGAAAAATGAAACCCTCCATTGTGTTGGTCCCGCACTGGGCCGTCGGTGGTAAAGACAACGAGTGCGTCAACTCCGCTGCCGGTGGCAACGTCGAAACCTGGATCAGCGAAGACATCCCAGCATGGGCATACAACACCTTCCGCGTCACCCCCGGCCGGGACTCCTTCTCCGCTTACGGCCTCTCTGCTGGCGGATACTGCGCCAGCATGGTCTCGATGCTTCACCCCGATGTCTTCGCTACCGGCATCTCCCTAGGTGGCTACTGGGCACCCCTGTTCGACCAGCCTTTCGTACCCTTCAAACCCGGCAGCGAACAATGGAAGCGCTACGACCTCATCAACGTCGAGAAAAAGAGCGCACCCCCCGTTGCCCTATGGACGCTCTACGGCGCAGGTGACAACCTCGCCCTCGCCGGCACCGCCGAATTCGCCAAAGCTGTTCGGCCTCCCTCGTCTTTCACCGAAACCAAGCTCTCCCAAGGCGGCCACAACACCTCGGTGTGGACACCCCACGTGCCTGCATCTCTGGAATGGCTCGCTGAGCACTCCCCGGCATTCAAGAAATGA
- the cysE gene encoding serine O-acetyltransferase → MKLVADELVWERIRAEAAADATAEPALAGFLHNCVLRHDSLEAALTHLLATKLENTAMTALVLRDLISAALAQGPGLVDAVLADLQAVMSRDPAARGYSAPLLYFKGFHAVQAYRVAHFYWVEGRTAFALYLQNRISEVFAVDIHPGARIGKGVMFDHATSVVIGETAVVEDDFSMLHEVTLGGTGKEGGDRHPKIGRGVMIGAGAKVLGNIRVGEGAKIGAGSVVLQEVAPHTTVAGVPARPVSFPPSAFPALDMDQFFGEVPQVEAASEKVYELIEQASEEPVDKP, encoded by the coding sequence ATGAAGTTGGTGGCTGATGAGCTGGTGTGGGAGCGGATTAGGGCAGAGGCGGCTGCGGATGCGACGGCTGAGCCTGCGCTAGCGGGTTTTCTGCACAATTGCGTGTTGCGGCATGACTCTTTGGAGGCTGCGCTGACCCATTTGTTAGCGACGAAGTTGGAGAACACAGCGATGACGGCGCTGGTGTTGCGGGATTTGATTTCGGCGGCGTTAGCGCAAGGGCCAGGGTTGGTGGACGCAGTGCTTGCGGATTTGCAGGCGGTGATGTCGCGAGATCCGGCAGCTCGAGGGTATTCAGCTCCGCTTTTGTATTTCAAAGGTTTTCACGCGGTGCAGGCGTATCGGGTGGCGCATTTTTATTGGGTGGAGGGTAGAACTGCATTCGCCCTGTACTTACAGAACCGGATTTCTGAAGTGTTTGCGGTGGATATTCACCCAGGCGCACGCATCGGTAAAGGCGTGATGTTTGACCACGCGACAAGTGTGGTCATCGGTGAGACGGCTGTAGTGGAAGACGACTTCTCGATGCTGCACGAGGTGACGCTGGGCGGAACAGGTAAGGAAGGCGGCGACCGGCACCCGAAGATCGGTCGAGGCGTGATGATCGGAGCGGGCGCAAAGGTATTGGGCAATATTCGGGTGGGTGAGGGCGCGAAAATCGGAGCGGGGTCGGTGGTTTTGCAGGAGGTCGCGCCGCATACAACGGTGGCAGGTGTCCCGGCTAGGCCGGTCTCCTTCCCTCCCTCTGCGTTCCCAGCGTTAGACATGGATCAGTTTTTCGGTGAAGTCCCGCAGGTAGAGGCTGCTTCGGAGAAGGTGTACGAGCTGATCGAGCAGGCTAGTGAGGAACCTGTAGACAAACCCTGA
- a CDS encoding heparinase II/III domain-containing protein yields MTTLFRLPRHVRKRSLPAALTVAIITSAATAPFLGPAPLASATQTHLTSQYVSAAMNYDQAGKSQHYVCRSFGSLPSHNPKKSVEAGYFSWPETRKAKVGTGQNINWKADPYKDKSWRTWFHSLMWIGSLVEASTRSPARFRDPSGIDKALAITQDWVKDNPSPWPTGPGAGNATHTRVDAIACLRAGLIQLNKPIPAWLDASVAQHAEWLKKNTWPDHNVGTEQTLAVMGVGCMLRRHDYTSYAASKLASEISRVIDTQGANNEQSTGYARWNWDIWGDVDAAITECDINTSATRTIQNKRAALATFLDHATKPDGYLTQLGDTKRETAATGTPAQAWIASNGTQGAPLPQRVKVYSAGYAFGRSGWGTPAGSPGRRPAQEAMYALRFGPRRAGHGHNDHTSFTWNSNGREILGDPGTGRYEDDAWRDFYTGPAAHNQLVITNMKTAPITQLRKTSITTGADYYRLNDAPLNGVKRQRDVIFLSDPDIVITVDTASEPKATSFAQMWHFPAGQKVSLRGNTATATTPNVAGKTTMLTLPAPGASSTKNTIVAGKTRPIQGWMWKNHFSRSAAPVISRALSGRSARIATAFVSSGSNDRVSMNVTTSGTTTIYTFQVGRRTAGVALSADGTLSRLPR; encoded by the coding sequence ATGACCACACTTTTTCGCTTGCCACGCCACGTCCGCAAGCGTTCACTGCCAGCTGCCCTCACTGTGGCCATCATCACCTCAGCAGCAACAGCACCTTTCTTAGGCCCTGCGCCCCTGGCATCAGCTACCCAAACACACCTGACTTCGCAATATGTCTCGGCAGCAATGAACTATGACCAGGCAGGAAAGTCCCAACACTACGTATGCCGATCGTTCGGCTCTCTGCCTTCTCACAACCCAAAAAAGAGCGTAGAAGCCGGCTATTTCTCCTGGCCAGAGACACGCAAAGCCAAAGTCGGTACCGGGCAGAACATCAACTGGAAAGCTGATCCATATAAAGACAAAAGCTGGCGCACCTGGTTCCACTCACTCATGTGGATCGGCTCCCTGGTAGAAGCATCCACGCGCAGCCCAGCCCGATTCCGAGACCCATCCGGCATCGACAAAGCACTTGCCATCACCCAGGACTGGGTGAAAGACAATCCCTCACCATGGCCCACCGGACCTGGAGCAGGTAACGCAACTCACACTCGCGTCGACGCTATAGCTTGCCTACGCGCAGGACTCATCCAACTCAATAAGCCCATCCCCGCATGGCTAGATGCCTCAGTGGCACAGCACGCCGAATGGCTGAAGAAAAACACCTGGCCCGACCACAACGTGGGCACCGAGCAGACCCTGGCCGTGATGGGAGTGGGCTGCATGCTGCGCCGCCACGACTACACCAGCTACGCAGCATCAAAACTCGCATCAGAAATCTCCCGCGTTATCGACACCCAAGGCGCCAACAACGAACAATCCACCGGTTATGCGCGCTGGAACTGGGATATCTGGGGAGATGTTGACGCCGCAATCACCGAATGCGACATCAACACATCCGCAACCCGAACCATCCAAAACAAACGAGCAGCACTGGCCACTTTCCTCGACCACGCCACCAAACCAGACGGCTACCTGACTCAATTGGGAGACACTAAACGCGAAACCGCCGCAACAGGCACACCCGCTCAGGCGTGGATCGCCTCCAACGGCACCCAAGGCGCTCCCCTACCCCAACGGGTCAAGGTCTACAGCGCAGGCTATGCCTTTGGCCGCTCCGGGTGGGGAACACCCGCAGGATCCCCAGGACGTCGCCCTGCCCAGGAAGCCATGTACGCCCTGCGGTTCGGCCCCAGAAGAGCTGGTCACGGCCACAACGACCACACCTCATTCACCTGGAACAGCAACGGCCGAGAAATCCTAGGAGACCCAGGAACCGGACGCTACGAAGACGACGCCTGGCGTGACTTCTACACCGGACCAGCAGCACACAATCAGCTCGTCATCACAAACATGAAAACCGCACCGATCACACAGTTGAGGAAAACTTCCATCACCACTGGGGCTGACTATTACCGCCTGAACGATGCTCCCCTCAACGGCGTGAAACGACAACGTGACGTGATCTTCTTGTCCGACCCCGACATCGTCATCACCGTGGACACTGCCTCCGAACCGAAGGCAACATCATTCGCACAGATGTGGCACTTCCCTGCCGGTCAAAAAGTGTCACTACGAGGGAACACAGCAACCGCAACCACCCCCAACGTGGCTGGCAAGACCACCATGCTCACCCTGCCCGCTCCTGGTGCTTCCAGCACGAAAAACACGATCGTTGCAGGGAAAACTCGACCGATTCAGGGCTGGATGTGGAAAAACCACTTCAGCCGATCGGCAGCGCCAGTTATCTCTCGGGCCTTGTCTGGACGCAGCGCACGCATTGCTACAGCCTTTGTCTCCTCAGGAAGCAACGACCGCGTGAGCATGAACGTCACCACCAGCGGAACTACAACGATCTACACGTTTCAGGTAGGTCGACGCACCGCTGGAGTAGCACTGAGTGCGGATGGAACTCTCTCAAGACTGCCCAGATGA
- a CDS encoding MFS transporter has product MGWRAIFLTSAVFSTVSYFVIRRCPETRAADPRHTSPDRAGLLVFTIAMIALQIWMTKGEDIGWSSSTALTLLVIAVLSTTAFVYIETRPDNTHPFIDFQLFTNRTFTGCLISNMLLNGTAAGMVLVVSLVLQTAGTLTALQVGNLTIGYAIGLILFIRLGEKLLQRCGPRTAMIIGCVIAAVGVAMMLPTNTLQSTYIWLTIAGFSLYGIGVGIYATPSTDTALANLPDAMGAAGSGLYKMSSTIGGAFGLALTSAIYLNIRGRGEGADWITHLLDFAGRQDNLANREGAMLALLLNVVALLIAVISVAWAVPREQKTLT; this is encoded by the coding sequence TTGGGGTGGAGAGCAATTTTCCTGACCTCCGCTGTTTTCTCCACAGTTTCTTATTTCGTCATCCGTCGCTGCCCTGAAACCCGTGCCGCCGACCCCAGACACACCTCACCTGACCGCGCTGGCCTACTCGTCTTCACCATCGCAATGATTGCCCTGCAAATATGGATGACTAAAGGTGAAGACATAGGCTGGTCCAGCAGCACAGCTCTCACCCTCCTCGTCATCGCGGTACTGTCCACCACCGCATTCGTCTACATCGAAACCCGCCCCGACAATACCCACCCGTTCATCGACTTCCAGCTCTTCACCAACCGCACCTTCACCGGTTGCCTCATTTCCAACATGCTCCTCAACGGCACAGCAGCTGGCATGGTTCTCGTTGTTTCCCTCGTTCTCCAAACTGCAGGCACCCTCACCGCCCTCCAAGTAGGAAACCTGACCATTGGTTACGCAATCGGCCTCATTCTTTTCATCCGCCTTGGCGAAAAACTTCTCCAACGTTGTGGGCCACGCACAGCGATGATCATCGGCTGTGTCATCGCTGCTGTCGGTGTCGCCATGATGCTGCCGACTAACACCCTGCAAAGCACCTATATATGGCTCACCATTGCCGGTTTCTCCCTCTACGGGATAGGCGTCGGCATTTATGCCACGCCTTCTACCGATACCGCGCTAGCCAACCTGCCTGATGCAATGGGCGCAGCCGGATCAGGCCTATACAAAATGTCTTCCACCATCGGTGGTGCCTTCGGGCTCGCCCTGACCAGCGCTATCTATTTGAACATTCGTGGTCGAGGAGAAGGCGCCGACTGGATCACTCATCTCCTTGATTTTGCCGGTAGACAGGACAACCTCGCCAACCGAGAAGGCGCCATGCTTGCCTTACTGCTAAACGTGGTAGCCCTGCTAATAGCAGTCATTTCCGTAGCCTGGGCAGTCCCGAGAGAGCAGAAAACTCTTACCTGA
- a CDS encoding YbdD/YjiX family protein — protein MVGLCVGGSVVRDVCGRVRVAGRLAWKSWKSILGADKYEHYLAHHRRLHPGCEPMSEREFWDRYYRDCERNPGARCC, from the coding sequence ATGGTTGGTCTTTGTGTTGGAGGTTCTGTCGTGCGTGATGTGTGTGGCAGGGTGCGTGTTGCAGGACGTCTGGCGTGGAAGTCGTGGAAGTCGATTCTTGGCGCAGATAAGTACGAGCATTACCTAGCGCATCACCGCCGATTGCATCCGGGTTGTGAGCCGATGAGTGAGCGGGAATTTTGGGATCGTTACTACCGCGATTGTGAGCGCAACCCTGGTGCTCGGTGCTGTTGA
- a CDS encoding alpha/beta fold hydrolase gives MRDFGGDRGIDQPTILLIHNVCDNARAWDHIAPALTSYGRVLALDLRGHGQSTAPLRETAEFATDLHSIANATGTTSFVLVGHLWGGDIALWSARLAPEIVSAACLIDAPISLPPTPYAELLAFINDPFVLSSIAQRLRLDIYGHGTASLNQFVNAAATALQKDWMSPTDLREEALTQVRHSIRSGPEGLWFRTPTRETLYTYSHCACRGEDISAIGMDALTIPIWLLHPHTGRFYNGYTHFRSIENKRPTWQARVIQGGSNGNDLRATPLTQAICHFLDSLPYGHALTQ, from the coding sequence GTGCGCGACTTCGGAGGCGATCGTGGCATAGACCAACCAACGATCCTTCTTATCCACAATGTCTGCGACAACGCGCGGGCATGGGATCACATCGCTCCGGCACTCACCAGCTACGGACGTGTCCTAGCCCTAGACCTACGCGGACACGGACAAAGCACTGCCCCTTTACGAGAAACAGCAGAGTTCGCAACGGACCTGCACAGCATCGCCAACGCCACCGGAACCACATCTTTCGTACTCGTAGGGCACCTATGGGGCGGCGATATCGCCTTATGGTCCGCTCGGCTCGCACCTGAGATAGTCAGCGCCGCCTGTCTCATCGACGCCCCGATCTCACTACCCCCCACCCCTTACGCCGAACTACTCGCCTTCATCAATGACCCTTTCGTGTTGTCCTCCATCGCACAACGGCTGCGACTAGACATCTACGGGCACGGCACAGCCTCCCTCAACCAGTTCGTCAACGCAGCAGCTACCGCACTCCAAAAAGACTGGATGTCCCCCACTGATCTGCGTGAAGAAGCACTCACCCAAGTACGACACAGCATCCGTTCTGGCCCAGAAGGCCTGTGGTTCCGCACCCCCACCCGCGAAACCCTCTACACCTACAGCCATTGCGCCTGCAGAGGCGAAGACATCAGCGCCATCGGTATGGACGCCCTAACAATCCCTATCTGGCTGCTACACCCTCACACCGGCCGTTTCTACAACGGCTACACCCATTTCCGCAGCATCGAAAACAAACGACCCACCTGGCAAGCTCGCGTCATTCAAGGCGGGTCCAACGGCAATGACCTGCGTGCCACCCCACTAACCCAAGCCATCTGCCATTTTCTTGACTCACTGCCCTACGGCCACGCCCTGACCCAATAA
- a CDS encoding GNAT family N-acetyltransferase, which yields MNARRFSELDWPRRTQRLTIRPATMADADTSFAQRSIPQVGRWMTSQPDNRQAFQQAFRLGLENTLILESDSGAGSRVIGEMRCQVKDAWGQREIVEQARQSRAELGWFIIPQEHGKGYGLEAVTELLAIAFDGVGVRRVEAGCFAENEASWRLMERLGMRREGHYIAESLHRDGTWRDTMMYALLAKEWRDRHKHQQQ from the coding sequence ATGAACGCGCGCCGCTTCAGCGAATTGGACTGGCCTCGCCGTACCCAACGCTTAACCATTCGACCTGCCACTATGGCTGATGCAGACACCAGTTTTGCCCAGCGATCCATACCGCAGGTTGGGCGCTGGATGACCTCCCAGCCTGATAACCGCCAAGCCTTCCAGCAGGCGTTTCGTCTTGGTCTTGAGAACACGCTCATCCTTGAGAGTGACTCTGGGGCTGGCTCGCGTGTCATTGGCGAAATGAGATGTCAGGTCAAAGATGCGTGGGGGCAACGAGAAATTGTCGAACAAGCCCGTCAAAGCCGTGCTGAGCTGGGCTGGTTCATCATTCCGCAAGAGCACGGAAAAGGCTACGGATTGGAGGCAGTTACTGAACTGCTCGCAATCGCTTTCGATGGAGTGGGTGTACGTCGAGTAGAAGCAGGATGCTTCGCGGAGAACGAAGCATCCTGGCGTCTCATGGAGCGGCTAGGTATGCGGCGTGAGGGCCACTACATTGCTGAAAGTTTGCACCGTGACGGTACCTGGCGGGACACGATGATGTACGCGTTATTGGCCAAGGAATGGCGTGACCGGCACAAACACCAGCAGCAATAA
- a CDS encoding MFS transporter, which produces MRGGKQRENNHTTDYHGNDRILTGIICGVLTYWLFAQTTYNVAPSMQSDLQLSSNTLSIAISLTALVCGITIVIIGRFADRHRRVRIALAGNALGLAGSLMLALAPNSHPLTLPLLLIARTLQGLSAACIMPATLALVKQYWHGPARQRAVSLWSIGSWGGASVASFLAGLMEQTPSWGGEQFS; this is translated from the coding sequence ATGCGCGGCGGCAAGCAACGGGAAAACAACCACACCACCGACTACCACGGTAACGACCGCATCCTCACCGGAATTATTTGCGGCGTTCTCACCTACTGGCTCTTCGCCCAAACCACCTACAACGTCGCCCCATCGATGCAATCCGACCTACAACTAAGCAGTAACACCCTCAGCATCGCCATCTCTTTGACCGCGCTCGTATGCGGCATCACCATCGTCATCATTGGCCGGTTCGCCGACCGACACAGACGTGTGCGTATCGCCCTGGCCGGTAACGCTTTGGGCTTAGCTGGGTCGCTCATGCTTGCACTAGCTCCCAACAGCCACCCGCTTACCTTGCCTCTGCTCTTGATTGCCCGCACTCTTCAAGGGCTATCCGCCGCCTGCATCATGCCCGCGACTCTGGCCCTTGTGAAACAGTACTGGCACGGCCCCGCCCGCCAACGCGCCGTCTCTCTTTGGTCTATCGGTTCTTGGGGAGGAGCCTCAGTAGCCTCTTTCCTGGCTGGCCTCATGGAACAAACCCCATCTTGGGGTGGAGAGCAATTTTCCTGA
- a CDS encoding DUF6918 family protein, whose product MAALSDVLCDSSRRDQVVAEVVSTIEQEVTGKSGISGMAFKTAFKAVQKMSPDLVRTAVDRMLPDAAEKLDPLWQEKGAVPFGDYLLSRSDEAADALLSVTDERAARPNNAAVAKIYNTVRPKAKSHVVEALPAIGRVIEKHAA is encoded by the coding sequence ATGGCTGCACTTTCCGACGTGCTTTGTGACTCGTCTCGACGTGACCAGGTCGTGGCTGAGGTGGTTTCCACGATTGAGCAGGAAGTGACGGGTAAGTCCGGTATCTCCGGTATGGCGTTTAAGACGGCTTTCAAGGCTGTGCAGAAGATGAGCCCGGATCTGGTGCGTACGGCTGTAGACAGGATGTTGCCGGATGCTGCAGAGAAGTTGGACCCGTTGTGGCAGGAGAAAGGCGCTGTTCCCTTTGGCGACTACTTGTTGTCGCGTTCGGATGAAGCTGCCGATGCTCTGCTCTCCGTGACGGATGAGAGGGCTGCTCGTCCGAATAACGCTGCGGTGGCGAAGATCTACAACACGGTGCGGCCCAAGGCCAAGTCTCATGTTGTTGAAGCTCTGCCTGCTATCGGGCGTGTGATTGAAAAGCATGCCGCCTGA